The following DNA comes from Desulfobacterales bacterium.
GATGTCCGCTTCTGGTCCTGCTGTTTATTCTATACTTCGGTCTGCCGTCCGTAGGGATCGTTTTAGGTTCGTATCTGTCTGCTCTCGTCGGGTTCATTTTGTGTAACTCGGCTTATAACTCGGAGTATCTCCGCGGAGCACTGCAGTCGATCAAGCGGGGTCAGCTGCTCGCGGCAAGGTCTCTTGGTATGACGAAGGCACAGGGAGTTTTGTATGTTGTGGTCCCGCAGGCTCTGCGCCGTGCTCTTCCCGGGGTTTCCAATGAGTTCATTTATCTGATTAAATATTCTTCACTTGCGTATGTGGTCGCGGTAATCGAGCTTACCGGCGCAGCAAAGATCATTGCAAGTAAATATTTTATGTACTTCGAGGCGTTTGCGGCAGTCGGTATTTTTTATCTGGTGCTCGTGACGATCACGACGTTTGGGGTCAACTGGCTTGAAAAGAAGTATGCGATCCCAGGGGTGTCGGGTTCTGCAGTGAATGCTCACAAAGAGGAGTAAATCCTCATTACAATTATTTATATAGTTTTTATACCAATTCATTTTCATGGCATTTTCTGCTGATGTTATTGATAAGCTTGCTGCGCTGATCACAGCTGCTTTTGGACTGGTTGCGGCTCTTGCATGGAACACTGCGATCCAAGCGATTTTTCTGGAAATTTTCGGTACTCAAAGCAGTATTCCGGCAATGCTCGGCTATGCTGGTTTTGTGACGATCATTGCGGTCGCCTTTACGATCTGGATCGGATATGTTTCGAACAAGACGAAGGACAAGGTTGCAAAGTCAAAAAAAGAGTGAATCTACCCAATTCTTTTTTTGCCAGGCATGCATTATTAGTAGTATGCGTGTTTGTTGTGCTCAGCTGACCCAGGTTTGGGATGACCCGGATGCAGCTTTTTTGAAGGCTGATACTTTTCTTGGCGAGAATGCAGGTAAGGCTGATATGGTGGTGTTTTCTGAGCAGTATGCAACCGGATGGCGGCCGAATGCTTCTCCTGTCTCCGGTGAGGCGGTGAAAAACCGCTGGCTTGCTCTTGCGGCGAGGCATAAGGTCTGCGTCGTTGGTTCGTATCAAAAATCAGTGGAAGGCGGTCTGCCGCAGAATACGATGCTTGTGTGCGGTCCGTCTGGGAAGGTGGTTGCCGAGTATTCTAAGATGCATCTGTTTGTCCCGGGAAAGGAGGACAGGAGTTTTTCACCCGGTGCCCGGCCGGTGACATTTGAGTACGGGGGGGTGAAGTTCGGGTGTGCGATCTGTTTCGATCTGCGGTTTCCAGAGTTGTTCCGGGAATATCTGAAGGCAGGGTGCGAGTGTGTTCTGGTCCAGGCTGCCTGGCCTGCGGCACGGGTCGCGGATTGGGAGCTTTTGCTTCGGGCGAGGGCTTTGGAAAACAGGGGGTTTGTTATCGGGGCAGCGTGTATGGGGTATGATCCCGTTTCGGGTACGGATTACTGCGGGCGGAGTATGGTGTGCGATTATGAGGGACGGGTGATTTGTGATGGCGGTGTGTTTGAGGGGGGGTGCTCGGGTGAAGTGGATGTGGAGGGGGTACGGGAGATGAGGAGGGAGTGGGGGATGGTCTGAAGTTTGCGTCGTGCTTTTATCAGAGTATCATGTAGGAGCTTGGCTGAACACCCAATAAAATAGTGTACTTTGTTTTCTGTAAGATCGAGGATTTCCTAGTTCTTTTTGCTAATAAATAGAAGAAATTAATCTATCTTACATTTTACAGA
Coding sequences within:
- a CDS encoding amino acid ABC transporter permease, yielding MDNLTSTPVPSDGLSGFFQSVLDSFISQIPFWQDILLPALWDGLWVTIQLVLMTAPLGFLLGLLVAVSRVYGPAPIKWLAKLYVIFFRGCPLLVLLFILYFGLPSVGIVLGSYLSALVGFILCNSAYNSEYLRGALQSIKRGQLLAARSLGMTKAQGVLYVVVPQALRRALPGVSNEFIYLIKYSSLAYVVAVIELTGAAKIIASKYFMYFEAFAAVGIFYLVLVTITTFGVNWLEKKYAIPGVSGSAVNAHKEE
- a CDS encoding DUF5654 family protein translates to MAFSADVIDKLAALITAAFGLVAALAWNTAIQAIFLEIFGTQSSIPAMLGYAGFVTIIAVAFTIWIGYVSNKTKDKVAKSKKE